One window of the Pyrus communis chromosome 17, drPyrComm1.1, whole genome shotgun sequence genome contains the following:
- the LOC137721703 gene encoding metallothionein-like protein type 2 → MSSCCGGKCGCGSSCSCGSGCNGCGMAPDLSYMEGSTTETLVMGVAPQKSHFEASEMGVAAENGCKCGDSCTCNPCKCGK, encoded by the exons ATGTCGTCGTGCTGCGGTGGTAAATGTGGTTGCGGGTCCAGCTGCAGCTGCGGCAGTGGCTGCAACGG GTGTGGGATGGCACCCGATCTGAGCTACATGGAGGGGTCCACCACTGAGACCCTTGTCATGGGAGTTGCTCCTCAGAAGTC GCACTTCGAGGCATCTGAGATGGGAGTTGCTGCTGAGAACGGATGCAAGTGCGGGGACAGCTGCACCTGCAACCCCTGCAAGTGCGGCAAGTGA